Proteins encoded in a region of the Rickettsia tillamookensis genome:
- a CDS encoding Maf family protein yields the protein MKQNKKKLPIILASSSPARIELLNRIKIIPSQIIPADIDETPNLRELPAPLAIRLAYEKAIKIASQIEESAIIIAADTVAAVGRRILPKATTYEEVKNCIKMLSGRRHRVYTGLCIIKKENDQLTVRQKIVQTIVKFKKLSDEEINFYCSLDEGIDKAGGCKISGYAEAFISFISGSYSNVMGLPLFETVNALTSLGFKIHNR from the coding sequence ATGAAGCAGAACAAAAAAAAACTACCGATTATATTAGCATCAAGCTCTCCTGCAAGAATTGAGTTACTAAACAGAATCAAAATTATCCCTTCACAAATTATTCCAGCCGATATAGACGAAACACCTAATTTGCGTGAATTACCCGCTCCCTTAGCCATAAGACTTGCTTACGAAAAAGCTATAAAAATTGCATCTCAAATAGAGGAATCTGCTATAATTATAGCTGCCGATACCGTAGCGGCAGTAGGTAGAAGAATATTGCCGAAAGCTACTACTTATGAAGAAGTCAAGAATTGTATTAAGATGTTATCCGGACGTCGTCATCGTGTCTATACCGGTTTATGTATTATCAAAAAAGAGAATGATCAGCTTACAGTTAGACAAAAAATAGTTCAGACTATTGTTAAGTTCAAAAAATTAAGTGATGAAGAGATTAATTTTTATTGTTCTTTGGATGAGGGAATAGATAAAGCCGGCGGCTGTAAAATTTCCGGTTATGCAGAAGCTTTTATCTCATTCATTTCCGGCTCATATTCAAATGTTATGGGATTACCTTTATTTGAAACGGTAAATGCTCTAACTTCTTTAGGTTTTAAGATACATAATCGCTAA
- the infA gene encoding translation initiation factor IF-1 — protein MSKDDLIQFTGTVLELLPNATFRVKLENDHVIIAHTSGRMRKNRIRILLGDKVTVEMTPYDLTKGRVIHRH, from the coding sequence ATGTCAAAAGACGACCTCATTCAGTTTACAGGTACAGTACTTGAGCTTTTACCTAATGCTACTTTTAGAGTAAAGCTTGAGAATGATCATGTAATTATTGCTCATACTTCCGGTAGGATGCGTAAAAATCGTATCAGAATATTACTAGGAGATAAAGTTACGGTAGAAATGACTCCTTATGATTTAACTAAGGGGCGTGTGATTCATCGTCACTAG
- the dksA gene encoding RNA polymerase-binding protein DksA, with protein sequence MLETPKLPMGYKPSKDEEYMCPNHLEYFRQKLLRWKEDLLKESQETLNHLKEENLKESDLNDCATHETERAFELRSRNRYCKLMSKIEEALSRIKNGEYGYCEETGDPIGIKRLEARPIAALCIEAQERHENYERSHLDEPGN encoded by the coding sequence ATGCTAGAAACACCTAAATTACCTATGGGATATAAACCTTCTAAAGATGAAGAATATATGTGTCCTAATCACCTAGAATATTTTAGACAAAAACTTTTAAGATGGAAAGAGGATTTATTAAAGGAATCTCAAGAGACTTTAAATCATTTAAAGGAAGAAAATTTAAAAGAATCCGATCTTAACGATTGTGCTACTCATGAAACAGAAAGAGCTTTTGAGCTTCGTAGTAGAAATAGATATTGTAAATTAATGAGTAAAATAGAAGAAGCATTATCACGTATTAAAAATGGGGAATACGGTTACTGTGAAGAAACAGGCGACCCAATAGGTATAAAAAGATTAGAAGCACGACCTATTGCTGCATTATGTATTGAAGCTCAAGAGCGTCATGAAAATTATGAGAGGAGTCATTTGGATGAGCCTGGGAATTAA